The sequence GGATATTACCACCAGGGTTATTAGCACTGCCTAAATCTGGAAAAGCATTGGCAATCACCGTCAAACCATCGTCAGTATTTTTTTCACTGAAATTATTCCGCAGTACAGGGCGCGCACTACCTGAAACCACGATTCCCGAACGGTTTTCAGATATTTTGTTATCTATCAGTGTTGGTGAAGCTGCATCACTGATAGCAATGCCAAAACCTGTTTTAAAAAAAGTATTGCCTTGAATTTGTCCTTTGGCATTTTTAGCGATAGAAATACCATTAGCAGCATTCTCAGAGAATACACTACCAATGATTGTGGGATTAGCGTCGCCAGTGGCAAAAACTCCCTCACGCTTAGATAAGGTAAAAGTACTATTAGCAACAGTCGGTGCACTCGACTCCACCCAAACAGCAGTACCACGGCTAGCTTGATTTGTTACAGTTACTCCTCGTAATTCTGCGCCATTAAGCATCACAAAAGTGACATTTTGACCAGCAAAAGTCCGACTGAGATAGTTACCGCTACCTTCAATCAGAATACCTTTACCTTTGGTGGCTTCGTTACCGATGATTACGACACCTGCGGGGACTGATAAAGGAAAAACTTCGCCGCTGCTGGTGTTGTAATTACCATCTGCTAGTTGAATTTTACTGCCGATAGTGGCAACTTTGAGAGCTTGAGCGATCGTTTTGAATGGTGCTACTTGGCTACCAGGATTAGTGTTACTGCCTGTACCTGGATTTACGTAAAAAGTTGTGGACATATTTATACTACTAAAAAAGACATAGATATCCTAGCGCTAACAATTGAAATAAGTGACAATTGCTAAAATTTAACTCGCCAACTTAACTTCTAACGCTAAAAGAGACATTCCGTAAAAGCTGCAAAAACTGCTCGATAGCCTGAATTCGTCAATATCACAGACTATGTAACAAAATGTAACGAGTTTATTCACCCATCACCCAAGCAATCCCACTCAATTAAGTTAGGTACTAACTGATAGAGCAGAGGATAGTAAAAACTAAGTAAAATTACGGTTGACTATCAACCATCCACCGTTCAACATTGCTTGTTGACCAATCTCTATGGGTACCAGATTTATACAGTGCATTTTCTATTTATTATTCAACACAATCAGTTCACCTTTTTTATTAATCTGCACTGGCTCAACGGGGAAATCCTGATTATTTAAGTAACGCACAAGTCCGACAGTACGGAAGTGTTGATCAACTTGCGGAATTCCCTGTTTATTCAGATGAATAGGAATAACTTTAGCCGCGACTAAATCTCCAGATGGATTGAGTTTAACTTCTAAAATCATCGAATATCCAGTTTGAGCATTAGTAGATAAAGTCCGATATCCGAGAAAATTACCTAAAGAGTAAGCGACTATTTTTCCTTTATAAATTTCTATGGCTCGTGGCACATGAGGTCCATGTCCTAAAACTAAATCTGCACCAGAATCAATCATTGTCCGGGCAAATTTCATCGCATTACCACGGTTTTCGCCATAAAAAAATTCTGTTTGGTTTTTAACATTTAATGCCCCCGTTCCTTCCGACCCGACGTGCATCGATATAATCACAATATTGGCGTTTTTTTTGGCCTCGGCTAAGAGCGTTTGGGCTGCTGACAAATTATGCACAGAATTATACATTTCATAAACAGAAAACCCAATCATGGCGACGGGAATTTTATTAGCTTCCAAATAAAGAATTTGATTTTTATGACCTAATGTAGCAATACCCACAGCTTCAAGATTCTTTTTTGTATCTTGAAACCCCACAGTGCCAAAATCCATGGCATGATTATTAGCCATATTAAACACATTAAACCCAACATCAGCGAATAGCTGGGCATACGCAGGTGGGGAACGGAAAGCAAAAACTTGTCCTCGACTAATATCTTTGCTTGTGTAAGGATAGGTGGTTAAACTACTTTCAAAGTTACCAAATAAAATATCAGCACCTTGTAGATAACTGCGGACTGACTTCGGCAATAGCTGATGGGTAAACCGGGGTAATCTGTAGTTAGGAAAATTTGTACCAGGAATCACATCACCAACAGCTTTAATAGTGATGGTGTCGCCAGGAGATTCTTGATTATTCGGAGTGACAAATGGTAGTTGTTGTTCATTAGTCGTAGCTGCATCTGAACGCTGTTCTTGTCCCAGTCGCATGAAAACTCCGATACCAACACCTAAACAAAAACAGCCACTAATAAAACCCAGCGAAAATAAGCGCCCTAACCCTAACCTTGCCATTGTTTACACCTCAGATGATGGCATTAGTTTATCCCAAAATTTGCTAATGTCAGTATATGTAGCAGGGAACAGGCA is a genomic window of Fortiea contorta PCC 7126 containing:
- a CDS encoding CapA family protein codes for the protein MARLGLGRLFSLGFISGCFCLGVGIGVFMRLGQEQRSDAATTNEQQLPFVTPNNQESPGDTITIKAVGDVIPGTNFPNYRLPRFTHQLLPKSVRSYLQGADILFGNFESSLTTYPYTSKDISRGQVFAFRSPPAYAQLFADVGFNVFNMANNHAMDFGTVGFQDTKKNLEAVGIATLGHKNQILYLEANKIPVAMIGFSVYEMYNSVHNLSAAQTLLAEAKKNANIVIISMHVGSEGTGALNVKNQTEFFYGENRGNAMKFARTMIDSGADLVLGHGPHVPRAIEIYKGKIVAYSLGNFLGYRTLSTNAQTGYSMILEVKLNPSGDLVAAKVIPIHLNKQGIPQVDQHFRTVGLVRYLNNQDFPVEPVQINKKGELIVLNNK